Genomic DNA from Trypanosoma brucei brucei TREU927 chromosome 9, whole genome shotgun sequence:
ttttctctctttttatcCCTTTCTCCCGGGaagcataaataaataaaacaaaccgggggaaaaaaaaatgacatgACAAATTTAAGGGTGTGgaaatacattttttttcttaagaaaaaaaaagcaaaaatgaagAACCGAATAGAAAACAAGTgttaaaagagaagaaaggaaggctGTCGCCACAGCACCATCGTggcaacagaaaaacaaatcaaaaaacCCACCGCAACGTTCGGGAGGAGTAACAAATTATCATctaaagcgaaaaaaaaaggtattaacgtgaaaaaggaaaaggaaagaatgaCAGAAAGCAGTGAAAACcaagaaagggagggaagataGAAGAAGAATGTAAAACATAATAGTAGAATACTTCACCGTCGCCTAGAGAGAATAGGATCCCAAACACAACCATAGTAAAATATTTAACTAAAGGTTCATCCACACTCCCCTAACTATTTCACGAAtttatgcgtgtgtgctTATTACCTTCTACTCACGCGTTTTAACATGCGATTGCAACAACGGTACCGGAGCATACGGTTGTGCAATGCACCTCTAAAAACCACGGAATGCAACCTGTTGCGAAGGGGTTAGTGGAGGAGAACCCTTATCTCCACTCTCGGGATACGACTCAAAGTTACTTGTGTCGCCGGGGCTCTTCACTTTTACGGCAATGGGGGCGTTATAATGACGTCCATAGAGTTTCTCCCAATTCGCACCACGGAAGAATGGGTGATTCTTCACATCAGCTACGCCATCCTTCAGCGTGCCCAACCGTTTCGTGTGATCCGTTTGCAATAAACCCTTTACGAGATCCCGCGCACGCTCATCAAACCAATTGGGGAATTTAAGCCGGCCCGCAAGAATCTTTTCATACGTCCGAATTGGGGTTTcatcaaaaaagggaggatggCCAGCTATGAATTCATACAGCAAAACACCCATCGTCCACCAATCCACAGCCTTCCCATGTCCTTTGCTCTGAATTACCTCAGGTGCAAGATACTCAGGTGTCCCACATAACGTATAGGTACGATCCGTCACCTTCTTAGCAAAACCAAAATCAGTCACCTTGACGTGTCCCTTCCCATCAAGTAGCAGATTCTCAGGTTTCAAGTCACGGTAGATAATGTCCTTCGAGTGTAAATATTCAAAGGCCAACACAAGCTCCGCATGATAGAACTTCGCTACGTCATTCGGGAAACGGCCTGCGGAACGAAGGTGAGTAAATACCTCACCACCTACCACAAATTCTAGAACAAAGTAGACGCGGTTCTCATCCTGGAAGGAACACATCATGTTCACAATGAAGGGGTGTGACAACTCCATTAGAATTTGCTTCTCTTGGTTCAGGTGTTGTACCTGCTTCATCTTTAGTATCTCATGCTTCTTTAGACATTTTATTGCATAATACTCCCCCCTGCTCTTCAGTTTTGCAATGCGCACGCGACCAAACGAGCCGGTCCCTAGCGTGTCACCCATTTCAAAGTCACTCAGCTTCCATCCCGATGTGTCAGGCTTGGTAAACAGTTGGCCATCACCAGTGGGAGTTGTCGTCATATTTGCGCGGCTAGTTGCTTTTACCCACCTTGTTATTACCTTgattatacaaaaaaaaaggcaaagagaaacgaaaaagagaagtcAATTAATATTCCCGAGAAGCAAGTGAGACTCAGGCAAAGTGATGGTCTGCCACTGACGTTTTTAACTCCCAGCCTGGTGAGTCGTTTCTTCGTTATCAAATGCATAACGATAATTGTGCTTAGGTTCACAAACACTTAACAGACAACGGTACcataatttttgtttggtttttaactccattaaagaaaaaatgatgcTGCGCAACACATCCGCCTTCCCATCCCCGCAGACAAACAGTTGGAGGACTGCAGTTGATGACTACGCCATCAGGTTCTCAAGATCTGCCATATCAattgttgcttcttcttccgtTAATCGGGCAAAATTCAGAAAGTGGTCTGGACGGTGTgttgcaaaaaagaaaaattgtggAGTGTCCACACGCACATCAAACGTCGTGTCTTCACGCCACGTTGCCCCTCTGAAGGTATGATTCCATCCATTGTCTGTTGgtacaagaaaaaagccCTGAAGCTCCGTCGACAGTGTCACACGAGCCGGAATTACATGCAACGGTGGCACTTCCGTGGGCTCGCGTTGAAGTGCATGGGAATATTCTTCGAGAGCCCACGATATTCCCTCACGCGTG
This window encodes:
- a CDS encoding protein kinase A catalytic subunit isoform 1 (pers. comm. M. Boshart, University of Munich; similar to cAMP-dependent protein kinase catalytic subunit (EC 2.7.1.37). (Swiss-Prot:P34099) (Dictyostelium discoideum;)) — encoded protein: MTTTPTGDGQLFTKPDTSGWKLSDFEMGDTLGTGSFGRVRIAKLKSRGEYYAIKCLKKHEILKMKQVQHLNQEKQILMELSHPFIVNMMCSFQDENRVYFVLEFVVGGEVFTHLRSAGRFPNDVAKFYHAELVLAFEYLHSKDIIYRDLKPENLLLDGKGHVKVTDFGFAKKVTDRTYTLCGTPEYLAPEVIQSKGHGKAVDWWTMGVLLYEFIAGHPPFFDETPIRTYEKILAGRLKFPNWFDERARDLVKGLLQTDHTKRLGTLKDGVADVKNHPFFRGANWEKLYGRHYNAPIAVKVKSPGDTSNFESYPESGDKGSPPLTPSQQVAFRGF